The following is a genomic window from Janibacter sp. DB-40.
CGCACGACGCTGCAGGCCCTCAACGCGCTCTACGACAACGCCAACAGCCTGCACACCAATGCCTACGACGAGGCCGTGACGACCCCGTCGACGGAGTCGGTGCGCCGAGCCCTGGCCATCCAGCTGATCATCAGCCGCGAGTGGGGCCTGTCCTACAACGAGAACCCGCTGCAGGGCAGCTACATCATCGACGAGCTGACCGAGCTGGTCGAGGAGGCCGTGCTCCTGGAATTCGACCGGATCAGCGACCGGGGCGGCGTCCTCGGGGCCATGGAGACGGGCTACCAGCGCGGCCGCATCCAGGACGAGTCCCTCGTCTACGAGCACGGCAAGCACGACGGCTCGGTCCCGATCGTCGGCGTCAACACCTTCCTCCGCGAGGACGGCGAGAAGGGGGAGCCGGAGGACATCGAGCTCGCCCGCGCCACCGAGAAGGAGAAGGTCTCGCAGCTGGAGCGCGTGCACTCCTTCCAGCAGACCCACCGCGACGAGGCCGCCGAGGCGATCGAGCGCCTGAAGGAGGCGGCCACGAGCGACGCGAACGTCTTCGCCGTCCTCATGGACGCCGCTCGGGTCTGCAGCCTCCAGCAGGTGACCGAGGCCTTCTTCGAGGTGGGTGGGCAGTACCGGCGCAACGTGTGACCCCCGGCGGTCGGGTCACGGGTGGCCGTGGCCCGCGCCGTGGGTAGCGTGGGGACCGTGAGTACCCCCAAGCGCTGGCCCGCGGCGGTCTACGGCGAGGGTGAGGAGCCCGACTACCGCTTCTCGCTGGCCAACGAGCGCACCTTCCTCGCGTGGCTGCGCACGACCCTGGCGCTCATCGCTGCCGGGGTGGCCGTCAGCGTGCTCGAGCTCGGGGTTCCCGAGGACATCGCCCGCGGCCTCGCGGCGCTCCTGCTCGCTCTCGGGGTGATCAGCCCTGCGGCGGCCTTCCTCCGGTGGGCCTCGACCGAGCGCGCCCTGCGCCACGACGCCCCGCTGCCGTCGATGGGCGGACTGGCCGTCGCGCTCACCGGCGTGGTGCTGGTGGCCGCCGCCGTCATCGCAGTCGTCGTCGTCCGGGCCTGAGCCGGCGGGAGCCATGAGCGAGTTCGCCACCGCCTCCCCCCGCGGCGCCCAGCCCGAGCGCACCGCCCTGTCCTGGCAGCGCACCGCACTGGCGAGCGCCGCCGGGGCGGCGATCATCGCCCGCCACTCCGCCGACACCCTCGGGGTCGTCGCACTCCCCTCCTGCTGGGGACGCTCGGCCTGACCGCCGCCGCCTTCGTCCTCGGGCGGCGCCGGTACGACCCCGACCTCGGGCTGCGCGCCCGCCGCCGGGACGGTCGCGCCCCCTTCGCCCTCAGCATGGCCGTCGTCGCCCTCGCCCTGACCGAACTGCTCGCCCTGACCCTCGGAGGTTGAGATGCCCACCGACGACCTCGGAACCACCCTCGAGCCCGCACGCCCCCCGCAGCGGGTCGTCTCCCTCGTCCCGAGCCTCACCGAGGCGCTCGCCGCCTCCTGCCCGGAGGTGCTCGTCGGCGCCACCGACTGGTGCACCCATCCGGCGGACCTCGACGTCGCCCGGGTGCGCGGCACGAAGAACCCGAACCTCCGGGCGATCGCCGACCTGTCCCCGGACCTCGTCGTGGCCAACAAGGAGGAGAACCGCGAGCTCGACGTCCGGCGGATGCGCGAGCGCGGGATCCCGGTCTGGGTGACCGACATCGAGGACGTCCCCTCGGCCCTGACGGCGATGCGTCGCCTCTTCGTCGAGGCCTTGCAGCAGCCCGTCCCCGACTGGCTCGATCGCGCCGACGAGCTGTGGGGAGGGCCGGCGCCCGCACCCCGCGGGCTGGTCGCCGTGCCGATCTGGCGGGACCCGTGGATGGTCGTCGGGCCGCGGACGTACACCACCGACCTGCTGTCCCGGCTCGGCTGGAGCAACGCCTTCGCCGGCGCG
Proteins encoded in this region:
- a CDS encoding DUF202 domain-containing protein; protein product: MSTPKRWPAAVYGEGEEPDYRFSLANERTFLAWLRTTLALIAAGVAVSVLELGVPEDIARGLAALLLALGVISPAAAFLRWASTERALRHDAPLPSMGGLAVALTGVVLVAAAVIAVVVVRA
- a CDS encoding DUF202 domain-containing protein, whose amino-acid sequence is MSEFATASPRGAQPERTALSWQRTALASAAGAAIIARHSADTLGVVALPSCWGRSA
- a CDS encoding helical backbone metal receptor is translated as MPTDDLGTTLEPARPPQRVVSLVPSLTEALAASCPEVLVGATDWCTHPADLDVARVRGTKNPNLRAIADLSPDLVVANKEENRELDVRRMRERGIPVWVTDIEDVPSALTAMRRLFVEALQQPVPDWLDRADELWGGPAPAPRGLVAVPIWRDPWMVVGPRTYTTDLLSRLGWSNAFAGADADPDKRYPHVGIEQIDRSGIDLVLLPDEPYDFTAQDGPEAFAQAPTRLVSGRLLTWYGPAMVEAYEALAVE